A portion of the Dethiosulfovibrio salsuginis genome contains these proteins:
- the pcp gene encoding pyroglutamyl-peptidase I — MRILLTGFDPFGGEPINPALEAVKSLDGRTVAGASVSVCELPTARWRSLEVLKGAIAKLDPDIVISIGQAGGRFDITPERVAINVDDYRIKDNDGNQPVDEAIETEGPTAYWSTLPIKAMVSAMKEAGVPASVSNSAGTFVCNHVFYGLMHILAQEGNRRKGGFIHIPYLPEQAARLGGQPSMSLDCIVGGLEAALAAAVTVDEDHKKVGGTIC, encoded by the coding sequence ATGAGAATACTTCTTACCGGATTTGATCCCTTTGGAGGAGAGCCAATCAACCCCGCCCTGGAGGCGGTCAAGAGTCTGGATGGTCGGACCGTTGCCGGGGCTTCAGTCTCGGTGTGCGAGCTGCCCACGGCCCGTTGGAGATCCCTGGAGGTGCTGAAGGGGGCTATCGCTAAGCTGGATCCCGATATCGTGATCTCCATAGGTCAGGCAGGGGGACGGTTCGACATAACCCCTGAGAGGGTCGCCATCAACGTGGACGACTACCGCATAAAGGACAACGACGGCAACCAGCCAGTGGACGAGGCCATAGAGACCGAGGGGCCGACGGCCTACTGGTCCACCCTCCCCATAAAGGCCATGGTATCGGCTATGAAGGAGGCGGGCGTTCCGGCATCGGTCTCAAACTCCGCCGGAACCTTCGTCTGCAACCACGTGTTCTACGGCCTCATGCACATTCTGGCCCAGGAGGGCAACCGCAGAAAGGGAGGGTTTATCCACATACCCTATCTGCCCGAACAGGCCGCCAGGTTAGGCGGACAGCCCAGCATGTCCCTGGACTGTATAGTCGGTGGTCTGGAGGCCGCCTTGGCTGCCGCTGTTACCGTGGACGAGGACCACAAAAAGGTCGGCGGAACGATCTGTTAA